A genomic region of Mesobacillus jeotgali contains the following coding sequences:
- a CDS encoding response regulator transcription factor, whose protein sequence is MKRILLAEDEEILRMLIIDTLEEEDYQVIEAGDGQEALDLLMVEKYDLIVLDYMMPAYSGLEVIVKIRQEGINKDVPIMMLSAKSQLSEQEKAIAAGADYFMAKPFSPLELLGKVRDILNEKNTIQ, encoded by the coding sequence ATGAAACGAATATTGCTGGCTGAGGACGAGGAAATATTGAGAATGCTGATCATCGATACACTTGAAGAGGAAGATTATCAGGTGATTGAGGCTGGAGACGGCCAGGAAGCATTGGATTTATTAATGGTTGAAAAATATGATTTGATTGTGCTTGATTATATGATGCCAGCATATTCAGGTTTGGAAGTCATAGTAAAAATAAGGCAGGAAGGCATCAATAAGGATGTACCGATCATGATGCTATCGGCGAAAAGCCAGCTTTCAGAACAGGAAAAAGCGATTGCGGCGGGGGCCGATTATTTTATGGCCAAGCCATTCAGCCCGCTTGAACTATTGGGAAAAGTGAGAGACATACTAAATGAAAAAAATACAATTCAATAA